A window of Phyllopteryx taeniolatus isolate TA_2022b chromosome 19, UOR_Ptae_1.2, whole genome shotgun sequence contains these coding sequences:
- the mylpfb gene encoding myosin regulatory light chain 2, skeletal muscle gives MAPKKAKRRQQQGEGGSSNVFSMFEQSQIQEYKEAFTIIDQNRDGIISKDDLRDVLATMGQLNVKNEELEAMVKEASGPINFTVFLTMFGEKLKGADPEDVIVSAFKVLDPEATGSIKKEFLEELLTTQCDRFTAEEMTNLWAAFPPDVAGNVDYKNICYVITHGEDKEE, from the exons ATG GCACCCAAGAAGGCCAAGAGGAGGCAGCAGCAGGGTGAGGGCGGATCCTCCAACGTGTTCTCCATGTTTGAGCAGAGCCAGATCCAGGAGTACAAGGAG GCTTTCACAATCATCGACCAGAACAGAGACGGAATCATCAGCAAGGATGACCTGAGGGACGTGCTGGCCACCATGGGCCAACTGAACGTGAAGAATGAGGAGCTGGAGGCCATGGTGAAGGAGGCCAGCGGCCCCATCAACTTCACCGTCTTCCTCACCATGTTCGGCGAGAAGCTGAAGG GCGCCGATCCCGAGGATGTCATCGTGAGCGCTTTCAAAGTCCTGGACCCCGAGGCCACCGGCTCCATCAAGAAGGAATT CCTTGAGGAGCTCCTGACCACCCAGTGCGACAGGTTCACCGCTGAGGAG ATGACCAACCTGTGGGCCGCTTTCCCCCCTGATGTGGCTGGCAACGTGGACTACAAGAACATCTGCTACGTCATCACACACGGAGAGGACAAGGAAGAATAA
- the LOC133469805 gene encoding sesquipedalian-1-like has protein sequence MKIGEKVVSYFESSDSPVDKEGYLFKKGDIRPSYHKRWFVLKGNLLFYKDHPDDRDLIGVIVLEGCTVQLCESEEQFAFSLVWSELGLRPYKFAAEDQAGQESWIKALLSANHGYLSLLVMDLEKKYKETLEALFIDPANGGATPNADRQLSPQLSTLTRNSAGAVAAGPIPSSITTLKTPAAPLKSTVRRSPKLWPKRTANVTPITGPCPPTGDWSAVCSGNWEEFSKLHDDFGKEVKDLIADWSRSKRTSQVTLNENLIDLSGFE, from the exons ATGAAGATAGGTGAGAAGGTCGTCTCTTATTTTGAATCAAGCGACTCACCTGTGGACAAGGAAGGCTATCTCTTTAAGAAG GGTGACATCAGGCCTTCCTATCACAAGCGTTGGTTTGTTCTGAAGGGGAACCTCCTCTTCTATAAGGACCACCCGGATGACCGTGACCTCATCGGAGTCATTGTTCTGGAGGGCTGCACCGTCCAGCTGTGCGAGTCCGAGGAGCAGTTCGCCTTTTCGCTGGTGTGGAGCGAGCTGGGCCTGCGGCCCTACAAGTTCGCCGCCGAGGACCAGGCCGGCCAGGAGAGCTGGATCAAGGCCCTGCTCTCGGCCAACCACGGCTACTTGTCTCTGCTGGTGATGGACCTGGAGAAGAAATACAAAG AAACATTAGAGGCTTTGTTCATTGACCCAGCCAACGGCGGCGCCACCCCAAATGCGGATCGTCAACTGAGCCCACAGTTGTCCACATTGACCCGGAACTCAGCAGGAGCTGTGGCTGCAGGCCCCATCCCGAGCTCCATCACGACTCTCAAAACTCCGGCCGCTCCCCTCAAATCCACCGTTAGACGGTCGCCCAAGCTGTGGCCCAAGAGGACCGCAAACGTGACGCCCATTACCGGCCCTTGCCCGCCCACGGGGGACTGGTCGGCAGTGTGTTCTGGCAACTGGGAGGAATTCAGCAAATTGCACGATGATTTTGGAAAGGAAGTCAAGGACCTGATCGCCGATTGGTCAAGAAGCAAACGAACCAGCCAAGTGACTCTGAACGAAAACTTGATAGATTTGAGTGGTTTTGAGTAA
- the LOC133469800 gene encoding zinc finger protein 69 homolog: MEDTKLECLNARLAKLLNEAVQEVVEMVKETVSVYREKAASTQKENESLRRSLLEIQNILHVHGLFPVQEEGSEIQEQNPGLPLWPNNTTRDLKHKYNDAGSQAECASAQTLLKQCKEEPEDEELEEALTVQMTTDDAVNVVKREPAACSLSGPPTLQEHYNGCVDLSPFPHNSSRPAHSNHSKHSFDGGTIQTEPARRDDSHPCLVCGKTFRRLAYLKIHLRCHTGEKPFGCSQCGKTFSRVGYLKIHLRCHTGEKPYGCSQCGKRFSQAGDLKKHRMVHTGEKPYYCSQCGKSFSRAENLKRHLKMHTGET, from the exons ATGGAGGATACCAAACTGGAATGCTTGAACGCCCGTTTGGCCAAGCTGCTGAACGAAGCTGTGCAGGAGGTTGTGGAGATGGTGAAGGAAACTGTGTCGGTGTATCGGGAGAAAGCGGCCAGCACGcaaaaggaaaatgagagccTGAGGAGAAGTCTGCTGGAGATACAAA ATATTCTGCATGTCCACGGTCTGTTTCCTGTCCAGGAAGAGGGCTCGGAGATTCAGGAGCAGAACCCCGGCCTCCCTTTGTGGCCGAACAATACTACCCGTGATTTGAAGCACAAGTACAATGACGCGGGGTCACAGGCAGAGTGCGCTTCGGCCCAGACGCTATTAAAACAATGCAAAGAAGAACCAGAAGACGAGGAGCTTGAGGAGGCTCTGACTGTCCAGATGACCACAGACGACGCagtaaatgttgttaaaagagagCCAGCCGCTTGCTCGCTGTCTGGTCCGCCAACATTGCAAGAACATTACAACGGCTGTGTGGATTTAAGCCCCTTTCCTCACAACTCTAGCAGGCCCGCCCACTCAAATCACTCCAAGCACAGCTTTGACGGAGGAACAATCCAGACGGAGCCCGCCAGGAGAGACGACTCCCACCCGTGTCTTGTATGCGGGAAGACGTTCCGCCGGCTGGCCTACCTGAAAATCCACCTACGCTGTCACACGGGAGAAAAGCCGTTCGGCTGCTCGCAGTGCGGGAAGACGTTCAGCCGAGTGGGGTACCTGAAAATCCACCTACGCTGTCACACGGGAGAGAAGCCGTACGGCTGCTCACAGTGCGGGAAGCGCTTCAGTCAGGCAGGAGATCTGAAGAAACACAGGATGGTGCACACGGGAGAGAAGCCGTACTACTGCAGCCAGTGCGGGAAAAGCTTCAGTCGGGCGGAGAATCTGAAAAGGCACCTCAAGATGCATACTGGAGAGACTTGA
- the pkmyt1 gene encoding membrane-associated tyrosine- and threonine-specific cdc2-inhibitory kinase: MSLSVDTTVTTSMLPLPSHFAHAEQSFSLKKRRHPFSSSSTSNSSVSSPDYLSHSLPPLAPYKESFSVSRIFFLQKTAPWTPLSRSLSQSPPLESVYDRKKQRPYFNQCFTTLGLLGRGSFGEVYKVQSNKDGRLYAVKRSLHRYRGNSDRNRKVREAKNHERVCPHPHILNLVAAWEECGRLYIQTELCHTSLLLHAESQSPGNDERAAWSYLCDLLSALDHLHSRSFVHLDLKPANVLVKDSGRLKLGDFGLLLELKESSSEKVREDDPGGDPRYMAPELLRGEYGPAADVYSLGVSILELACNIEVPNGGEGWQQLRQGRLPEVASGLSTDLQKVLQMMLTPEPSNRPTVPELLALPSVRKRMWKRRAYLFFAETMLTLTFFCQVICFGRRLFSSLYLPIFRRCSKPAPCTPPKESWDKEVTLTLSALRADSSEDDGVFALDPVGPEDSPKLSEKMKSPLDLKTTSTPLPRSPAHVDRSPHSVQFDWSPCNGARGPSSSPASDCYTSDAHTPCHTESLDSRQGKRSSQRRYRNRSRSDDVFGPKNLLCLFEESAAEGQP, from the exons ATGTCACTAAGCGTGGATACCACAGTGACCACCAGCATGCTCCCGCTCCCTTCCCACTTTGCCCACGCAGAGCAGTCCTTCTCCTTGAAAAAGCGTCGACACCCTTTTTCCTCCTCGTCCACGTCCAACTCCTCCGTCTCATCCCCCGATTACCTGTCCCACTCTCTGCCACCGCTGGCGCCGTACAAGGAGTCTTTCTCTGTGAGCCGCATCTTCTTCCTCCAGAAAACGGCCCCCTGGACACCCCTGTCTCGTTCTCTCAGCCAGTCGCCCCCTCTGGAATCTGTGTACGACCGCAAAAAGCAGAGGCCCTATTTTAACCAGTGCTTCACTACGCTGGGCCTGCTTGGAAGGGGTTCTTTTGGAGAAGTCTACAAG GTTCAAAGCAACAAGGATGGCCGCCTGTATGCTGTAAAACGCTCGCTCCATCGCTACAGGGGCAACAGTGACAGGAACCGCAAGGTCAGGGAGGCCAAGAACCACGAGCGAGTCTGCCCACATCCTCACATCCTCAACTTGGTCGCGGCCTGGGAAGAGTGCGGTCGGCTGTACATCCAGACGGAACTGTGTCACACCAGTTTGCTGCTCCATGCAGAAAGTCAGTCTCCTGGCAACG ACGAGCGTGCAGCATGGTCGTACTTGTGCGACCTTCTCTCGGCGCTGGACCACCTGCACTCTCGCAGTTTTGTCCATCTGGACCTGAAGCCCGCCAACGTGCTGGTAAAGGACTCCGGGCGACTCAAACTGGGCGACTTTGGGCTTCTGCTAGAGCTCAAAGAGAGCAGCTCAGAGAAAGTGAGAGAAGATGACCCCGGAGGAGATCCCAGGTACATGGCTCCTGAGCTCCTCCGGGGGGAGTATGGCCCTGCTGCAGATGTTTACAG TTTGGGTGTTTCCATTCTGGAGCTTGCGTGCAATATAGAGGTCCCCAATGGTGGAGAGGGCTGGCAGCAACTCAGACAAGGGCGCCTCCCTGAGGTCGCGAGTG GGCTTTCAACAGACCTTCAGAAAGTTCTGCAGATGATGCTGACTCCAGAACCTTCTAACAGGCCGACAGTACCCGAGCTTCTTGCTTTGCCCTCAGTGAGGAAACGCATGTGGAAGAGACGCGCTTACCTTTTCTTTGCAGAAACCATGCTGACTTTGACCTTCTTCTGCCAGGTAATTTG CTTTGGCCGTCGACTTTTCTCTTCTCTTTACCTGCCGATCTTCCGCCGTTGCAGCAAGCCGGCCCCCTGCACTCCTCCCAAAGAGAGCTGGGACAAGGAGGTGACGCTGACCCTCAGCGCCTTGCGCGCTGACAGCTCAGAGGACGACGGGGTGTTCGCGTTGGACCCCGTAGGACCGGAGGATTCCCCAAAACTCTCAGAGAA GATGAAATCTCCACTGGATTTGAAAACTACGTCCACCCCTCTCCCACGTTCCCCGGCACACGTAGACCGGAGTCCTCACTCTGTTCAATTTGACTGGTCCCCGTGTAACGGAGCCCGGGGACCCTCCAGCAGCCCCGCCAGTGACTGCTACACAtcagacgcacacacaccctGTCACACGGAATCACTGGACTCCAGGCAGGGCAAACGGTCTTCACAGCGGCGCTATCGTAACCGGAGCCGCTCAGATGACGTCTTCGGGCCAAAGAACCTGCTGTGTCTGTTTGAGGAAAGCGCCGCGGAGGGGCAGCCGTGA
- the LOC133469811 gene encoding elongin-B-like yields the protein MDVFLMIRRHKTTIFTDAKESTTVYELKRIVEGILKRPPEDQRLYKDDQLLEDIKTLGDSGFTNQTARPQAPATVGLAFRISDEMFEQLHIEAFSSPPELPDVMKPQDSGSTASEQAVQ from the exons ATG GATGTGTTCTTAATGATCCGGCGTCACAAGACCACCATCTTCACCGATGCCAAGGAGTCCACCACAGTCTATGAACTAAAGCGCATAGTCGAGGGAATTCTAAAGAGACCACCCGAGGACCAGCGGCTCTACAAA GACGATCAGTTGCTAGAGGACATCAAAACTCTGGGTGACAGCGGATTCACCAACCAGACCGCCAGACCACAGGCACCGGCTACAGTTGGACTGGCTTTCCGAATCAGTG atGAGATGTTTGAGCAGCTGCACATCGAGGCCTTCTCCAGCCCCCCAGAGCTCCCCGATGTGATGAAGCCTCAGGACTCCGGTAGCACTGCCAGTGAGCAGGCCGTGCAGTGA